The Planifilum fulgidum genome has a segment encoding these proteins:
- a CDS encoding ABC transporter substrate-binding protein, whose translation MKRWKSIRTASILMLVLTLVLSACGGTSDENSPSGGKKKVTIMLDWLPNTNHTGLYVAQSKGYFAEEGLEVEIVTPGKTSANELVGAGKAPFGISSQEYVTQARAQGVPIVSIAAILQHNTSGFAAPKGKKIRSPKDFVGKTYGGWGTPIENAFIQTVLELDGVKTDNVEDKVRIVNIGQADFFTAVKRDIDFSWIYYGWTGIEAELRKVPLDVIYLKDLDPVLDFYTPTIITNEEMIRKDPDTIKKFLKAVKKGYEFAIDHPEEAADILIEAVPESDPKLVRKSQQWISKQYRADSPAWGVQREEVWVDFTNWMWKHKLIEKKIDPAKAFTNEFLPQ comes from the coding sequence ATGAAACGATGGAAAAGCATCCGCACCGCATCCATTCTCATGCTGGTCCTCACGCTGGTTTTGTCGGCGTGCGGCGGGACTTCCGACGAGAATTCCCCGTCCGGGGGCAAAAAGAAAGTCACCATCATGCTGGACTGGCTGCCCAACACCAACCACACGGGCCTGTACGTCGCCCAGAGCAAGGGCTATTTTGCCGAAGAGGGGCTGGAAGTGGAGATTGTCACCCCGGGCAAAACCTCGGCCAACGAACTGGTGGGTGCCGGCAAGGCCCCCTTCGGCATCAGCTCCCAGGAATATGTGACCCAGGCCCGGGCCCAGGGAGTGCCCATCGTGTCGATCGCGGCCATCCTGCAGCATAACACCTCGGGATTCGCCGCCCCCAAAGGGAAAAAGATCCGCTCGCCCAAGGATTTCGTCGGCAAAACCTACGGCGGGTGGGGAACGCCGATCGAGAACGCCTTCATCCAGACGGTGCTTGAGCTGGACGGCGTCAAAACAGACAACGTGGAAGACAAGGTGCGCATCGTCAACATCGGCCAGGCCGATTTCTTCACCGCCGTCAAGCGGGATATCGACTTTTCCTGGATCTACTACGGCTGGACGGGCATTGAGGCGGAGCTTCGGAAGGTTCCCCTGGACGTCATCTACCTGAAGGATCTGGACCCCGTCCTCGATTTCTACACGCCGACGATCATCACCAACGAAGAGATGATCCGGAAGGATCCGGATACCATCAAAAAGTTCCTGAAGGCGGTGAAAAAGGGATACGAATTTGCCATCGACCACCCCGAAGAAGCGGCCGACATCCTGATCGAGGCCGTTCCCGAATCGGATCCCAAATTGGTCCGGAAATCCCAGCAGTGGATCAGCAAACAGTATCGGGCCGATTCGCCGGCCTGGGGAGTGCAAAGGGAAGAAGTATGGGTCGATTTCACGAATTGGATGTGGAAACACAAGCTGATCGAGAAAAAGATCGACCCGGCCAAGGCTTTCACCAACGAATTCCTGCCCCAATGA